One Pseudomonas entomophila genomic window carries:
- a CDS encoding DUF4136 domain-containing protein, with translation MLYRSLCLALLPLALAACQGSNPYVASSKPLPPAPPQAASTFDASAYPAAPRDYGRYRSWSWRNNQLPSGMASADPAQLADAVSSALDQHGLRPARSGPADLLVSADLRLERRLRQVRDYDYYDPYYGPYPYGSIGYGGYRNGYGAYGSVPIVRTYEVEVLVVRIDLFDARNGQPVWSASAESGSGKDSPRDRESALRESVGKALSGYPPS, from the coding sequence ATGTTGTATCGCTCGCTCTGCCTGGCCCTGCTGCCCCTCGCCCTGGCCGCCTGCCAGGGCAGCAACCCCTACGTGGCCAGCAGCAAGCCCCTGCCACCGGCACCGCCCCAGGCGGCCAGCACCTTCGACGCCAGCGCCTACCCGGCTGCGCCACGCGACTACGGCCGCTATCGCAGCTGGAGCTGGCGCAACAACCAATTGCCCAGCGGCATGGCCAGCGCCGACCCCGCACAACTCGCCGACGCGGTCAGCAGCGCCCTCGACCAGCATGGCCTGCGCCCGGCCCGCAGTGGGCCGGCGGACCTACTGGTGAGCGCTGACCTGCGCCTGGAGCGGCGCCTGCGCCAGGTGCGCGACTACGACTACTACGACCCCTACTACGGCCCGTACCCCTACGGCAGCATCGGCTACGGTGGCTACCGCAACGGCTATGGCGCCTATGGCAGCGTACCGATCGTGCGCACCTACGAAGTCGAGGTGCTGGTGGTGCGCATCGACCTGTTCGATGCCCGCAACGGCCAGCCGGTATGGAGCGCCAGCGCCGAGAGTGGCAGTGGCAAGGACTCGCCGCGTGATCGCGAAAGCGCCCTGCGCGAATCGGTGGGCAAGGCGCTGAGCGGCTATCCTCCCAGTTAA
- a CDS encoding MazG-like family protein, producing the protein MNLQELTERLHRIRDNNDWRGFHSPKNLAMAASVEMAELVEIFQWLSEDESRQLPADKLAHAGQEVGDIVLYLLLLCSELGLDMNEVVRAKLADSERRFAK; encoded by the coding sequence ATGAACCTGCAAGAACTGACCGAGCGCCTGCACCGCATTCGCGACAACAATGACTGGCGCGGCTTCCACAGCCCGAAGAACCTGGCCATGGCCGCCAGCGTCGAGATGGCCGAACTGGTGGAAATCTTCCAGTGGCTGAGCGAGGACGAATCGCGCCAGCTCCCTGCCGACAAGCTCGCCCACGCCGGCCAGGAGGTCGGCGACATCGTCCTGTACCTGTTGCTGCTGTGCAGCGAGCTGGGCCTGGACATGAACGAGGTGGTGCGAGCCAAGCTGGCCGACAGCGAGAGGCGCTTCGCCAAATGA
- a CDS encoding pilus assembly protein TadG-related protein — MVPRSAARQQGAIGLMAALTMGLALLFMLLSVDSGRLYLEQRKLQRIADMAALEAAEHSASCNGSGPQAFALARNAATRNGLAVTDPLIASCGYLRTGNDNLRRFVADNTRNEAIKVEVSNVVVTSVAAGVFAMVQGNTVPRTTTLHASAVAASPMPPLAMLSIRSSLATVNASQGSLLNALTKALGGTLQLDLLGWQGIANTQLNLLHYLDQLAIDLNVEVGDYQKLLSLDTSATTLLQAAVKVLQQGGAAADVVTNLGKLALDLPITGLQLGDLLDLQNGTAQAGLDASIQLLQLVQGVIQLSAKERAVNADLPINLLGVASGRVQVRVIEPQQLSAIGDPRTDELRVHTAQVRALVSLDLPLLNGIAGLANAVLDLAAPLTNVLNNLLSLNLLGTVQSLTCALGVPCKVSDIKLLEDKVHIDIGVEVAEATSRLRPAPPDNYTCSPKSLTTLTQRSAARIAVGKFDTPADFLNQGTTVVKALPLIDIGTNVCSRLLILPPSCGTRVPFAGGGIGLRVDSKLLGNNPTEKPLVFTGTSAPTDIGQPPTYQPMDSDQAQVVASLSDTLAGIHLEAYRPTANSGLGQVLVLTAGLLDGVKNILEPLIRNLLSPVLDPLVNGLLKTLGVDLANAQVGANLSCSSGHAQLVL, encoded by the coding sequence GTGGTTCCTCGTTCCGCCGCCCGCCAACAGGGCGCGATCGGCCTGATGGCCGCGCTGACCATGGGCCTGGCCCTGCTGTTCATGCTGCTGTCGGTCGACAGCGGTCGCCTCTACCTCGAACAACGCAAGCTCCAGCGCATCGCCGACATGGCGGCGCTGGAAGCGGCCGAGCACTCGGCCAGCTGCAACGGCAGCGGCCCGCAAGCCTTCGCCCTGGCACGCAACGCCGCCACCCGCAACGGCCTGGCCGTCACCGACCCGCTGATCGCCAGCTGCGGCTACCTGCGCACCGGCAACGACAACCTGCGCCGCTTCGTCGCCGACAATACCCGCAACGAGGCGATCAAGGTCGAGGTCAGCAATGTGGTGGTCACCAGCGTCGCCGCCGGGGTGTTCGCCATGGTCCAGGGCAACACCGTGCCGCGCACCACCACCCTGCATGCCAGCGCGGTGGCCGCCAGCCCCATGCCGCCGCTGGCGATGCTGAGCATTCGCAGCAGCCTGGCCACTGTCAATGCCAGCCAGGGCTCGCTGCTCAACGCACTGACCAAGGCCCTGGGCGGTACATTGCAGCTCGACCTGCTGGGCTGGCAGGGCATTGCCAACACCCAGCTCAACCTGTTGCATTACCTCGACCAGCTGGCCATCGACCTGAACGTCGAAGTAGGCGACTACCAGAAATTGCTCAGCCTCGACACCAGCGCCACGACCTTGCTGCAAGCGGCGGTCAAAGTGCTGCAGCAAGGTGGCGCCGCCGCCGATGTGGTCACCAACCTGGGCAAGCTCGCCCTCGATCTGCCGATCACCGGCCTGCAACTGGGCGACTTGCTGGACCTGCAGAACGGCACCGCCCAGGCCGGCCTGGATGCGAGTATCCAGCTGTTGCAGCTGGTGCAGGGGGTGATCCAGCTGTCGGCCAAGGAGCGCGCGGTCAACGCCGACCTGCCGATCAACCTGCTGGGCGTGGCCAGTGGCCGGGTGCAGGTGCGGGTGATCGAACCGCAGCAGCTTTCCGCCATCGGCGACCCGCGCACCGACGAGCTGCGGGTGCACACCGCCCAGGTGCGGGCACTGGTGTCTCTCGACCTGCCTCTGCTCAATGGCATCGCCGGCCTGGCCAACGCCGTGCTGGACCTGGCCGCGCCGCTGACCAACGTGCTCAACAACCTGCTTAGCCTGAACCTGCTGGGCACCGTGCAATCGCTGACCTGCGCCTTGGGGGTGCCGTGCAAGGTCAGCGACATCAAGCTGCTGGAAGACAAGGTCCATATCGATATCGGCGTGGAGGTGGCCGAGGCCACCAGCCGCTTGCGCCCGGCACCACCGGACAACTACACCTGCTCGCCCAAGAGCCTGACCACCCTCACCCAGCGCTCGGCGGCGAGGATCGCAGTGGGCAAGTTCGACACCCCGGCCGACTTCCTCAACCAGGGCACCACCGTGGTCAAGGCCCTGCCGCTGATCGACATCGGCACCAATGTCTGCAGCCGCCTGCTGATCCTGCCACCCTCGTGCGGGACCCGGGTGCCCTTCGCGGGCGGTGGCATCGGCCTGCGAGTGGACAGCAAGCTGCTGGGCAACAACCCCACGGAAAAACCCCTGGTGTTCACCGGCACCTCCGCCCCCACCGACATCGGCCAGCCGCCCACCTACCAGCCGATGGACAGCGACCAGGCCCAGGTCGTCGCCAGCCTGTCCGATACCCTCGCCGGCATCCACCTGGAGGCCTACCGGCCGACCGCCAACAGCGGGCTCGGTCAGGTGCTGGTGCTGACCGCAGGCCTGCTGGACGGTGTGAAGAACATTCTCGAACCGCTGATCCGCAACCTGCTCAGCCCGGTGCTCGACCCGCTGGTCAACGGCCTGCTCAAGACCCTGGGGGTCGACCTGGCCAATGCCCAGGTCGGCGCCAACCTGAGCTGCTCCAGCGGCCACGCTCAGTTGGTGCTGTAG
- a CDS encoding methyltransferase yields the protein MNDRHFDELATRFAEKIYGGAKGAIRLAVLQADLAETLPDRPLRILDIGAGLGHMALWLAQRGHHLTLAEPAAPMLDGARERFKEAGQAAEFIQAPWQDLLGQLTEPYDVVLCHAVLEWLAEPESILPVLHQLTAPGGWLSLAFYNRDALVYRNLLKGHFRKLRSNRMAGEKQSLTPQKPLDPRDLKAQLEPLWQVESESGVRVFHDYMPKEFQEKAELLDLLEMELAHRRHPGFAGLGRYLHWICRPH from the coding sequence ATGAACGACCGTCACTTCGATGAACTGGCCACCCGTTTCGCCGAGAAGATCTACGGTGGCGCCAAGGGTGCCATCCGCCTGGCGGTGCTCCAGGCCGACCTCGCCGAGACGCTACCCGACCGCCCGCTGCGTATTCTCGACATCGGCGCGGGCCTGGGCCACATGGCCCTGTGGCTGGCCCAGCGCGGCCATCACCTGACCCTCGCCGAACCCGCCGCGCCCATGCTCGACGGCGCCCGCGAGCGCTTCAAGGAAGCCGGCCAGGCCGCCGAGTTCATCCAGGCGCCCTGGCAGGATCTGCTGGGCCAGCTCACCGAACCCTACGACGTGGTGCTGTGCCACGCCGTGCTGGAATGGCTGGCCGAACCCGAGAGCATCCTGCCGGTGCTGCACCAGTTGACCGCGCCCGGAGGCTGGCTTTCGCTGGCCTTCTACAACCGCGACGCGCTGGTCTACCGCAACCTGCTCAAGGGGCATTTCCGCAAGCTGCGCAGCAACCGCATGGCCGGCGAGAAACAGAGCCTGACCCCGCAAAAACCACTTGATCCACGGGACCTCAAGGCGCAACTTGAACCTCTGTGGCAGGTCGAAAGCGAGAGTGGCGTGCGCGTGTTCCACGACTACATGCCCAAGGAGTTCCAGGAAAAGGCCGAGCTGCTCGACCTGCTGGAAATGGAACTGGCCCACCGTCGCCACCCAGGCTTTGCCGGGCTGGGCCGCTACCTGCACTGGATCTGCCGCCCCCACTGA
- a CDS encoding DUF4136 domain-containing protein: MLRRHVLLAFALLLAACSSNNVQQDFDASRDFAAYRSWAWQEPGLQYRPDDPRIKSDLTEQRIRQAVAEQLDQRGLRPAQANAKPDVRVRVYLIVEDRQQQITTNYGGAWGGYWGGYWGGPMYNETRSVDYKVATIQIDLFDGRDGKLVWRGSAEQIMNNYPPSPQERNVAIQKTVAQVLSQYPPH, encoded by the coding sequence ATGTTGCGCCGCCACGTTCTACTTGCTTTCGCGTTGTTGCTCGCGGCCTGCTCGAGCAACAACGTCCAGCAGGACTTCGATGCCAGTCGCGATTTCGCCGCCTATCGCAGCTGGGCCTGGCAGGAACCCGGCCTGCAGTATCGCCCGGACGATCCGCGCATCAAGAGCGACCTGACCGAGCAACGCATCCGCCAGGCGGTGGCCGAGCAGCTCGACCAGCGTGGCCTGCGCCCGGCCCAGGCCAACGCCAAGCCTGATGTGAGGGTGCGCGTCTACCTGATCGTGGAGGACCGCCAGCAGCAGATCACCACCAACTACGGTGGTGCCTGGGGCGGTTACTGGGGGGGCTACTGGGGCGGCCCGATGTACAACGAGACCCGCAGCGTCGACTACAAGGTGGCGACCATCCAGATCGACCTGTTCGACGGTCGCGACGGCAAGCTGGTGTGGCGCGGCAGCGCCGAGCAGATCATGAACAACTACCCGCCCAGCCCGCAGGAGCGCAACGTGGCGATCCAGAAGACGGTGGCGCAGGTGTTGAGCCAGTATCCGCCGCATTGA
- a CDS encoding MaoC family dehydratase gives MNRPWHELHSPDSSTSLYLRALAKRKIHGSTLPEQGLRCFLRVDPQQLAAYRRLCHFVDDGRLPGTYPHVLAFALQMQLLTAHEFPFPLLGLVHLHNAIQVLRPLGGIDGLRFAVYADNLQPHEKGGTFDLVTEAEDGLGLLWRETSRMLVRGLKLDYQGVETPETEPAVLPEATRWYADSDIGRRYARVCGDYNPIHLSSVTARLFGFPKAIAHGMWSKAMALAALQGHLPAAGYEFAVDFRKPVRLPSEVVLSASDAGEAGELRLDGHGGLLHMTGGWKPL, from the coding sequence ATGAACCGACCCTGGCATGAACTGCACAGCCCCGATTCGAGCACCAGCCTGTACCTGCGGGCGCTGGCCAAACGCAAGATCCATGGCAGCACATTGCCCGAGCAGGGCCTGCGCTGCTTCCTGCGGGTCGACCCGCAACAGCTGGCGGCTTACCGTCGGCTTTGCCACTTCGTCGACGACGGCCGCTTGCCGGGCACCTACCCCCATGTCCTGGCGTTCGCCCTGCAGATGCAGCTGCTGACTGCCCATGAGTTCCCCTTCCCGTTGCTGGGCCTGGTGCACCTGCATAATGCCATCCAGGTCCTGCGCCCGCTCGGCGGCATCGACGGCCTGCGTTTTGCGGTGTACGCCGACAACCTGCAACCCCACGAGAAAGGCGGCACCTTCGACCTGGTCACCGAGGCCGAAGACGGCCTGGGCCTGCTCTGGCGCGAAACCAGCCGCATGCTGGTGCGTGGCCTCAAGCTCGATTATCAGGGCGTTGAAACGCCCGAAACCGAGCCCGCCGTCCTGCCCGAAGCCACCCGCTGGTATGCCGACAGCGACATCGGCAGGCGCTATGCCCGGGTCTGCGGCGACTACAACCCCATCCACCTGAGCAGCGTCACGGCCCGGCTGTTCGGTTTTCCCAAGGCCATCGCCCATGGCATGTGGAGCAAGGCGATGGCGCTGGCGGCGTTGCAGGGGCATTTACCTGCGGCGGGTTATGAGTTCGCGGTGGATTTCCGCAAACCGGTGCGCCTGCCTTCTGAAGTGGTGCTCAGTGCCAGCGACGCCGGTGAGGCAGGCGAATTGCGGCTGGATGGGCACGGGGGGTTGCTGCACATGACCGGAGGGTGGAAGCCGCTTTGA